The following proteins are encoded in a genomic region of Limosilactobacillus reuteri subsp. reuteri:
- a CDS encoding S1C family serine protease, whose translation MNRIKQAFKDRLWLGVIIVGLFAGLIGGGIALGINNLVQHHEEVTSTRVPAGSNKSGGTKVNKNKADLNGEASQAYKSVQGAVVSVINKQKVQQSSGTLGIFGYGNSSNSSSDSSSDNKLETASEGSGVIYKKSGNSAYVVTNNHVVKGSNALQVILSNGKKVNADLVGADSATDLAVLKINATNVKTVASFGNSNSIVPGQDVLAIGSPMGSEYANTVTKGIISAKDRTLKAGTDGTLTSVIQTDAAINSGNSGGPLINMAGQVIGINSMKLASDTQGSSVEGIGFAIPSNEVVTIINQLIKNGKITRPSLGISMVDLSNVTSDQQQSVLKLPTSVSKGVVIIDVNSGSVADTAGLKKYDVITKLGDTQVTDAGSLKAALYKYKVGQNAKVTYYRDGQRHTATLHLTKSADTTSTDDSQQDNN comes from the coding sequence ATGAATAGGATAAAACAAGCTTTTAAAGATCGGTTGTGGTTAGGCGTAATTATTGTCGGCTTATTTGCTGGTCTTATTGGTGGTGGAATCGCCTTAGGAATTAATAACCTGGTACAACATCATGAAGAAGTAACAAGTACACGAGTCCCAGCTGGCTCTAATAAGTCTGGTGGTACGAAGGTTAATAAGAATAAGGCGGACTTAAACGGGGAAGCGTCCCAAGCTTATAAGTCCGTCCAAGGAGCCGTTGTTAGTGTTATTAATAAACAAAAGGTTCAGCAATCAAGTGGGACGCTAGGAATTTTTGGTTATGGCAACAGTAGTAACAGCAGCAGTGATTCTTCTAGCGATAATAAATTAGAAACCGCTAGTGAAGGGTCAGGAGTTATTTATAAGAAGAGTGGCAATTCGGCTTATGTTGTAACTAATAACCACGTTGTCAAAGGTTCAAACGCGCTCCAAGTAATTTTAAGCAATGGTAAAAAAGTTAATGCTGATTTAGTTGGTGCTGATTCTGCAACCGACTTAGCTGTATTGAAGATTAACGCTACAAATGTTAAGACAGTTGCATCTTTTGGTAACTCTAATTCGATTGTTCCTGGTCAGGATGTGCTAGCAATCGGTTCACCAATGGGAAGTGAATATGCTAATACAGTAACGAAAGGAATTATTTCTGCCAAAGATCGGACATTAAAAGCCGGTACTGATGGAACTTTGACATCGGTTATCCAAACAGATGCCGCTATTAACTCTGGTAATTCAGGTGGTCCATTAATTAATATGGCAGGTCAAGTTATCGGAATTAATTCAATGAAACTTGCTTCTGATACACAAGGCTCTTCAGTTGAAGGTATTGGTTTTGCCATTCCAAGTAATGAAGTTGTGACAATTATTAACCAGTTAATTAAGAATGGTAAAATAACTCGTCCATCACTCGGAATTAGTATGGTGGATCTTAGTAATGTTACTTCTGATCAACAGCAATCAGTCTTAAAACTACCAACAAGCGTAAGCAAAGGGGTAGTGATTATAGATGTGAATAGTGGTTCAGTTGCTGATACTGCTGGATTGAAAAAATATGATGTCATTACAAAACTTGGTGACACTCAAGTTACAGATGCGGGTTCATTAAAGGCAGCCTTATATAAATACAAGGTTGGACAAAACGCTAAAGTCACTTATTACCGTGATGGTCAACGGCACACCGCAACTTTGCATTTAACAAAGAGTGCTGATACAACATCAACTGATGACTCACAACAAGATAATAATTAA
- a CDS encoding phosphatidylglycerophosphatase A translates to MNNPRFKYPDTKAYEFVVHRLEERGVNLEELAKIVYETQKGFEPDLTLEICQKFLIDTMHKRELLNSAMVALELDRLTEEGKVDEPLAGIIRNDAGVFGVDETLALQIANIYGTIGTTNFGYFDRVKSGIIAKFDHDKVHVNTFIDDILAAIVAAVCGKIAHQYA, encoded by the coding sequence ATGAATAATCCACGGTTTAAATACCCAGATACAAAGGCATATGAATTTGTAGTACATCGTTTAGAAGAACGCGGAGTAAACTTAGAAGAGCTTGCGAAGATTGTGTATGAGACACAAAAGGGCTTTGAGCCAGATTTGACGTTGGAAATATGTCAAAAATTTTTAATTGATACGATGCATAAGCGTGAATTATTAAATAGTGCAATGGTAGCACTTGAACTTGATCGGTTAACCGAAGAAGGAAAAGTAGATGAACCTTTAGCAGGTATTATAAGAAATGATGCTGGGGTGTTTGGGGTAGATGAAACCCTAGCTTTACAAATTGCTAATATTTATGGAACAATTGGGACGACAAACTTTGGTTACTTTGACCGGGTTAAGAGTGGGATTATTGCCAAATTTGACCATGATAAGGTTCATGTAAATACATTTATTGACGATATTCTCGCGGCGATTGTGGCGGCTGTTTGCGGAAAGATTGCCCACCAGTACGCTTAA